The following are encoded in a window of Nitrospirota bacterium genomic DNA:
- a CDS encoding DUF1566 domain-containing protein gives MMQSRGSRWLGGFGAVVLIGGLVLSNYGEGVTPAEAHSYQNPFKQILAKLNEILTKLNSSGGSGTGNHTMRWDTQNPSMSRFTVLTDFGGAAVRDNNTGLVWEQSPTMLTPGPTWSDARLQCVDKNVGGTRGWRLPSVVELASLIDPSLPPPFVPAVFTGVYQAPYWSATSNAESSTTKFAINFQDGLVGLSSKSTGNHLWCVRGSMQESAY, from the coding sequence ATGATGCAATCTAGAGGAAGTAGATGGTTAGGTGGATTTGGAGCGGTGGTTCTCATCGGAGGCCTTGTCCTGTCGAATTACGGCGAGGGCGTCACGCCAGCAGAAGCACACAGCTACCAGAACCCTTTCAAGCAAATACTGGCCAAGCTTAACGAGATCCTGACAAAACTCAACAGTAGTGGCGGAAGCGGAACTGGCAATCATACGATGCGGTGGGACACTCAGAATCCATCAATGTCTCGTTTTACCGTCTTGACGGACTTTGGAGGCGCAGCGGTAAGGGATAATAATACCGGACTGGTCTGGGAGCAATCACCGACTATGCTCACGCCAGGGCCCACCTGGAGCGATGCCCGCCTTCAATGTGTCGACAAGAACGTCGGAGGCACAAGAGGGTGGCGTCTCCCCTCGGTGGTGGAGTTGGCAAGCCTGATCGACCCGTCGTTGCCGCCACCCTTCGTTCCAGCCGTATTTACAGGTGTCTACCAGGCTCCCTACTGGTCGGCAACGTCGAATGCAGAGAGCTCTACCACCAAGTTTGCCATAAACTTCCAGGATGGCCTCGTAGGTCTGAGCAGTAAATCCACTGGCAACCACCTCTGGTGTGTCCGCGGTTCGATGCAAGAGTCTGCCTACTGA
- a CDS encoding HEAT repeat domain-containing protein — protein sequence MPPAPLPVSVVLHVPPTSNLAPAPTGQEEPPQPEQLIMPAWIAQALEDPDASVRLRALNKLAQQGSQAPLEPLIVALDDEDDGVRTKAMAIIEQNWEAEQEGEFEAKR from the coding sequence GTGCCACCAGCTCCATTGCCGGTCTCCGTGGTTCTCCACGTGCCTCCCACGTCGAACCTCGCGCCAGCACCAACAGGGCAAGAAGAGCCGCCACAGCCTGAACAACTGATCATGCCCGCCTGGATTGCGCAGGCCCTGGAAGATCCGGACGCCTCCGTGCGACTGCGTGCTCTGAACAAGTTGGCGCAGCAGGGATCTCAGGCACCTCTGGAACCGTTGATTGTAGCGTTGGACGACGAAGACGATGGCGTACGGACCAAAGCGATGGCGATCATCGAGCAGAACTGGGAGGCCGAGCAGGAGGGCGAGTTCGAGGCGAAAAGGTAA
- a CDS encoding GNAT family N-acetyltransferase, translating into MLRQFHSSDAPEVQRLAGVKEVASGTFLPHPYPAGTAEQWIASQQEEFDADTFVNFAIVLLTQEILIGSIGLAIVAEHQHARLGYWLGLPYWNHGYATEAVEAVLAYGFYQRQLHRIYAPHFQRNPASGRVLQKVGMTYEGRMREHYRRFGEFVEIELYGILEQDFHR; encoded by the coding sequence TTGCTCAGACAATTTCATTCGAGCGATGCACCAGAGGTTCAACGGCTGGCCGGAGTAAAAGAGGTCGCGTCCGGCACATTTCTCCCCCATCCCTATCCAGCCGGCACCGCTGAGCAATGGATTGCGAGCCAGCAGGAGGAATTCGACGCAGATACATTCGTCAACTTTGCGATCGTGCTCCTCACGCAGGAGATCCTGATCGGATCGATCGGATTGGCCATCGTGGCCGAACACCAGCATGCACGCTTGGGCTATTGGCTTGGCCTGCCCTATTGGAATCACGGGTATGCGACGGAAGCGGTCGAGGCGGTGCTTGCCTATGGGTTCTACCAGCGACAGCTGCACCGGATCTACGCTCCGCACTTTCAGCGCAACCCCGCATCAGGCCGGGTGCTTCAGAAAGTCGGCATGACCTACGAAGGCAGGATGCGCGAACATTACAGGCGCTTCGGCGAGTTTGTGGAGATTGAGCTGTACGGGATACTTGAGCAGGACTTTCACCGCTGA
- a CDS encoding NnrS family protein: MTDQTNDQSQYQGPAFFSYGFRPFFLSAALFAGLAIPAWIVILMGVPDPELLSAVRDWHVHEMVFGFLPAVITGFLLTAIPNWTDRTPIRGSELLSLWALWLAGRVVMAVPFLSPLLSSIIDGAFLVAVAGLAWREIIAGKSWPQAPIGMLVSLYACANVLFHVWTLNSEETDAAERMGIALVLVLLSTIGGRVTPSFTRDFLIEQGRAEQPAPFSPVDGLSVVLVAIAALCWVVQPQALMTGWLWGAAGLFNLVRLLRWYGWLTWREPLVLTLHVGFGWVVFALLVMGSAILGVGLPITDAIHALTAGAVGVMTLAVMTRASLGHTGRPKHAGPLTICIYLLVNLGALLRVFGPSLDSSHLVLGLAAMSWSGAYLLFALIYGPFLLRPSLDD, encoded by the coding sequence ATGACTGACCAGACGAACGACCAATCACAGTATCAGGGACCAGCGTTCTTTTCGTACGGATTCAGACCGTTCTTTTTGAGTGCGGCGCTGTTTGCTGGACTGGCGATCCCGGCTTGGATCGTCATTCTTATGGGAGTTCCTGATCCGGAACTCCTCTCTGCTGTACGGGACTGGCACGTGCATGAGATGGTCTTTGGTTTTCTGCCTGCGGTGATCACAGGCTTCTTGCTCACGGCCATTCCCAACTGGACCGACCGTACGCCGATCAGAGGAAGCGAACTGTTGTCGTTGTGGGCCTTGTGGCTGGCCGGACGGGTGGTGATGGCCGTTCCGTTTCTTTCGCCGCTCTTGTCCTCAATCATTGATGGGGCGTTCCTGGTCGCCGTGGCGGGGCTGGCCTGGCGAGAGATCATTGCAGGGAAGAGTTGGCCTCAAGCACCGATCGGAATGCTCGTCAGCCTCTATGCCTGCGCTAACGTCTTGTTTCATGTCTGGACGTTGAACAGCGAGGAGACGGACGCTGCCGAGCGAATGGGCATTGCTCTGGTCCTGGTATTGCTGTCGACCATCGGTGGGCGCGTTACCCCAAGTTTCACTCGCGATTTTCTTATCGAACAGGGGCGAGCCGAACAGCCTGCGCCTTTTTCGCCTGTTGATGGACTGTCGGTTGTGCTCGTAGCGATTGCTGCTCTGTGCTGGGTTGTTCAACCGCAAGCTCTGATGACAGGCTGGTTGTGGGGTGCAGCCGGGTTGTTCAATCTGGTTCGCCTATTACGCTGGTACGGGTGGCTGACCTGGCGTGAGCCCTTGGTGCTGACCCTACATGTGGGATTTGGGTGGGTGGTGTTCGCGTTATTGGTCATGGGAAGCGCCATTCTTGGTGTAGGCCTACCAATAACAGATGCGATACATGCGCTCACGGCCGGCGCCGTGGGTGTGATGACCCTTGCCGTGATGACTCGCGCCAGCCTGGGCCATACGGGACGCCCCAAACATGCGGGGCCCCTGACGATCTGCATCTACCTCTTGGTCAACCTCGGTGCGTTGTTGCGGGTCTTCGGGCCGTCCCTCGACTCCTCCCACCTTGTGCTGGGACTCGCCGCGATGAGTTGGAGCGGCGCCTATCTACTCTTTGCCCTCATCTATGGCCCGTTCCTTCTCCGTCCAAGCCTCGACGATTGA
- a CDS encoding class I SAM-dependent methyltransferase: MSQIDFTEKLAEGFGAYNSKVGQWWVDQTRNAAHAAAYTNIASQVAKYAKKESGLIIDYGCGTGLLMKQLVNLLPAWDFLGIDGSKLMLREAEAWARATRKGRPAPIEFRRAQLPDFSVTRPKADIIAFTFPNIVAVPSERRQFETRFPKDRALAGLLAMKQEGEVEDVENLYDSLFMSRVVSRNLRLLLRKGGLCVRVDYSQAGRRDLKCFDQLSTKFEEGSLRAKQSHLQPQKFFALLSSVYYPSAVILDVYEQTKDPDYLEGGYLVSILKAM, translated from the coding sequence ATGTCACAGATAGATTTTACGGAAAAATTGGCTGAGGGGTTTGGGGCCTATAATTCAAAGGTCGGTCAATGGTGGGTGGATCAGACGCGTAATGCGGCGCATGCGGCCGCGTATACGAATATTGCGAGCCAGGTGGCCAAGTACGCAAAAAAGGAGAGCGGTCTGATCATCGATTACGGATGTGGTACCGGCCTTCTGATGAAACAGCTCGTCAATCTCCTCCCGGCCTGGGACTTCCTCGGCATCGATGGGTCGAAATTGATGCTGCGTGAGGCGGAGGCCTGGGCTCGCGCCACACGAAAGGGCCGCCCCGCACCCATCGAGTTTCGCCGCGCACAGCTGCCGGACTTCTCCGTGACCAGACCAAAGGCCGACATCATTGCCTTCACCTTTCCCAATATCGTGGCAGTCCCCAGCGAGCGTCGTCAGTTTGAAACGCGCTTTCCCAAAGATCGAGCCCTCGCTGGTCTGTTAGCGATGAAACAGGAAGGGGAGGTTGAGGATGTCGAGAATCTCTACGATTCCCTATTCATGAGCCGTGTGGTATCGAGAAATCTGCGCCTTCTATTGCGCAAGGGGGGCCTCTGTGTGCGCGTGGACTATAGTCAAGCCGGAAGGCGGGATTTGAAGTGCTTCGACCAGTTGTCGACCAAGTTCGAGGAAGGGTCACTGAGGGCGAAACAGTCCCATCTGCAGCCGCAGAAGTTCTTTGCATTGCTCTCGTCCGTCTATTACCCGTCGGCAGTTATTCTGGATGTGTATGAGCAGACCAAGGATCCAGACTATCTTGAGGGCGGTTATTTGGTCAGTATTTTGAAAGCGATGTAG
- a CDS encoding DUF3422 family protein gives MIEPSTSELIRKLHERPQMPLADWLQAPAHVHYEAFRMTDPPVQRPASRAEFMSLLEAFAVSADAMVLHDTFGYGVKTATSGDRLIMIWQAHTEYYSYQIWHIPPPQAARISFGPMTFPDYRFPITPLGAEVCRLDIVLMAETLPNSEALRPLFPGPVLYGSRILDEETALVTSFTPDEYGREHYWVSVGAARANKSHLKDIVDAIVRIETYYHLLLMQKPLSSAAIDQTYKFEQVHLKQREIITEHIGHADSLTLQRWLNALTKDLLKTTRMSGKLHFELSASVPYDKIVHRTLASLDERILPSYRPMSDYVLSGVTGVAEGYQQLLKRIDTLRSGFEGIISIIRARVDLMLQAQNLTLLVSVDKTTKSQAILQHTVEGLSVIVIAYYLSGLIGYIFKGLQEMGWLRNAHIAAALFVPLAVGLAFLITTLSRKHLHKKLSGEPTAQATEKPQA, from the coding sequence ATGATTGAGCCGAGTACCAGCGAACTGATACGGAAGCTGCATGAGCGGCCACAGATGCCGTTGGCTGACTGGCTGCAAGCCCCTGCGCACGTCCATTACGAAGCCTTTCGCATGACCGATCCACCCGTGCAGCGGCCTGCGAGTCGTGCCGAGTTCATGTCTCTCTTGGAGGCCTTTGCGGTCTCTGCGGATGCGATGGTCCTTCATGACACATTCGGATATGGCGTGAAGACGGCGACGTCAGGCGATCGACTCATTATGATCTGGCAAGCGCACACCGAATACTATAGTTATCAAATTTGGCATATTCCTCCCCCCCAGGCTGCGAGGATCTCGTTTGGCCCGATGACCTTCCCCGACTATCGGTTTCCCATCACGCCGCTCGGGGCAGAAGTCTGCCGTTTGGATATCGTGCTCATGGCTGAAACGTTACCCAACAGCGAGGCGTTGCGCCCGCTGTTCCCCGGCCCGGTCCTCTATGGTAGCCGGATTCTCGATGAGGAGACCGCGCTGGTGACCAGCTTCACGCCGGACGAGTACGGGCGAGAACATTATTGGGTCAGTGTGGGAGCAGCGAGGGCAAACAAATCTCATCTCAAAGATATCGTCGATGCGATTGTCAGGATCGAAACCTATTATCACTTACTGCTCATGCAAAAGCCCTTGAGCTCGGCGGCCATCGATCAGACGTATAAGTTCGAACAGGTGCATTTGAAGCAACGGGAAATCATCACTGAACACATCGGCCATGCCGATTCCCTGACGCTCCAGCGTTGGCTCAATGCGCTGACAAAAGATTTATTGAAGACCACCAGGATGTCCGGCAAGCTGCATTTCGAATTGTCCGCCTCTGTGCCCTACGACAAGATTGTCCACCGGACGTTGGCGTCGCTCGACGAACGCATCCTTCCCTCGTACCGCCCGATGTCCGACTATGTGTTGAGTGGGGTGACCGGTGTGGCAGAGGGCTATCAGCAACTCCTGAAGCGGATCGACACCCTGCGCAGCGGATTTGAAGGGATTATTTCCATCATTCGAGCCCGCGTCGATCTCATGCTCCAAGCCCAGAATCTGACCCTCTTGGTGAGCGTCGACAAGACGACGAAGAGCCAGGCGATCCTCCAGCATACGGTGGAAGGCTTGTCGGTCATTGTGATCGCCTATTACCTCAGCGGCCTGATTGGCTATATCTTCAAGGGACTGCAAGAGATGGGATGGCTCCGCAATGCGCATATTGCAGCTGCCTTGTTTGTGCCTCTCGCGGTTGGGCTCGCCTTTTTAATCACGACGCTCAGCCGAAAACACCTCCACAAGAAACTCTCAGGCGAACCCACCGCTCAGGCAACAGAGAAGCCTCAGGCGTAA
- the crcB gene encoding fluoride efflux transporter CrcB: MTKLLLIGAGGFIGSVLRYLVSGSVQALSQSIAFPYGTLAVNILGCFFIGFLSELADVRALIGTDTRAFLLVGILGGFTTFSAFGNETMNLIRDGDAALALMNVGAQVLLGLGAVWLGYTSAFVIWR, from the coding sequence ATGACGAAACTCTTACTCATAGGGGCCGGTGGGTTCATCGGCTCTGTGCTTCGTTATCTTGTGAGTGGCTCAGTGCAAGCACTCAGCCAGAGTATCGCGTTTCCCTACGGCACGTTGGCCGTGAATATCCTTGGCTGTTTCTTCATCGGATTTCTGTCGGAACTTGCCGACGTTCGCGCGCTCATCGGCACCGATACACGAGCCTTTCTGCTTGTGGGCATTCTCGGCGGGTTTACGACCTTCTCGGCCTTCGGCAATGAAACGATGAATTTGATCCGGGACGGAGACGCGGCACTCGCATTGATGAATGTCGGGGCGCAAGTGTTACTGGGTCTTGGCGCAGTCTGGCTCGGCTATACGTCAGCCTTTGTGATCTGGAGGTGA
- the galE gene encoding UDP-glucose 4-epimerase GalE has translation MIFVTGGAGYIGSHTCVELLDAGCDVTVFDNFSNSHPEALARVRRITGKTLHLVQGDIRNRTELVAALRQSGATAVIHFAGLKAVGESVAQPLSYYDNNVVGTLRLLEAMGECGVKTLVFSSSATVYGDPIRLPLTEDHPLSATNPYGRTKLMIEEILRDLHRSDTSWKLAILRYFNPVGAHASGLIGEDPQGIPNNLMPFVAQVAVGRRASLNVWGNDYPTPDGTGVRDYIHVVDLALGHLKALKALERLAANADCLTVNLGTGTGYSVLDIVRAFEQASGRPVPYTVAPRRPGDIASCYADPQRAEDLLGWRAERGLRAMCTDAWRWQSGNPTGFKR, from the coding sequence ATGATTTTCGTGACAGGCGGCGCCGGTTATATCGGGTCGCATACCTGCGTGGAACTGCTTGATGCCGGTTGCGACGTGACGGTGTTCGATAACTTCTCTAATAGCCATCCAGAAGCATTGGCGCGAGTAAGACGAATCACGGGGAAGACGCTGCATCTGGTGCAAGGCGACATCCGCAACCGTACCGAGTTAGTGGCAGCCTTACGGCAGAGTGGGGCCACTGCGGTGATCCACTTCGCCGGCCTCAAAGCTGTAGGGGAGTCGGTCGCACAGCCGCTGTCCTACTATGATAACAACGTAGTCGGCACTCTGCGCCTGTTAGAGGCGATGGGTGAATGTGGCGTGAAGACTCTCGTCTTTAGCTCCTCCGCTACGGTGTATGGCGACCCGATCCGCTTGCCGCTCACCGAAGACCACCCGCTCTCCGCCACGAATCCCTATGGCCGCACGAAGCTGATGATTGAGGAGATCTTGCGAGATCTGCATCGCAGCGATACGTCCTGGAAACTCGCCATTTTGCGCTATTTCAATCCGGTGGGCGCACATGCCAGCGGCTTGATCGGAGAAGACCCGCAGGGCATCCCCAATAATTTAATGCCCTTCGTGGCTCAAGTGGCCGTGGGGCGGCGAGCCTCCCTCAATGTGTGGGGCAACGATTACCCCACTCCGGACGGGACCGGTGTGCGAGATTACATTCATGTGGTCGATCTAGCCTTGGGCCATCTCAAGGCCCTCAAGGCGCTTGAGCGACTAGCGGCGAACGCAGACTGTCTGACGGTGAATCTTGGCACCGGCACGGGCTATAGCGTGCTGGATATTGTGCGAGCATTCGAGCAGGCTAGTGGTCGGCCAGTCCCCTATACGGTCGCGCCGCGGAGGCCTGGAGACATTGCGTCCTGTTATGCCGATCCTCAACGGGCCGAAGACCTATTGGGTTGGCGGGCCGAACGCGGGCTTCGTGCGATGTGCACGGATGCCTGGCGCTGGCAGAGTGGTAATCCGACTGGGTTCAAGCGCTGA
- a CDS encoding alkaline phosphatase family protein — protein MYWKLVLGFIALPLAMGACAISAASTLNSNVPHLPRPDHIVLVIEENHSYSQIIGSPDAPYINELAAQGALFTQSFGITYPSQPNYLSLFSGSTQGITDNSCPQTFTTANLGHALLSAGLTFVGYSEDMPEAGSLICSIGLYARKHNPWVNWQDSLTNGLPATVNQQMTSFPTDFARLPTVSIVVPNQINDMHHGKNPEAIQNGDRWLQEHLMSYVQWAQQHNSLLIVTWDESNKTENNRIPTLFIGPMVQAGRYDQKISHHNVLRTIEDLYGLSHSGASADAAPITTIWKTPPRS, from the coding sequence ATGTATTGGAAACTTGTCCTCGGATTCATCGCTCTGCCGCTTGCGATGGGCGCATGCGCCATCTCTGCGGCCTCAACGTTGAACAGCAATGTTCCCCATCTTCCCCGACCCGATCATATTGTGCTGGTAATTGAAGAGAATCACTCCTATAGCCAGATTATCGGTTCGCCCGATGCGCCGTACATCAACGAGCTGGCAGCACAGGGCGCGTTGTTCACGCAATCCTTCGGCATCACCTACCCGAGCCAACCGAACTATCTCTCGCTGTTTTCAGGATCGACGCAAGGCATCACCGACAACTCCTGTCCCCAGACTTTCACGACGGCCAATCTCGGACATGCGCTGTTGTCAGCGGGGCTGACGTTCGTCGGATATTCCGAAGACATGCCAGAAGCCGGCTCGCTCATCTGCAGCATAGGGCTCTATGCACGTAAACATAACCCCTGGGTCAATTGGCAAGACAGCCTTACCAACGGCCTCCCCGCAACGGTCAATCAGCAGATGACCAGTTTCCCCACTGATTTTGCCAGACTCCCGACCGTGAGCATCGTCGTGCCGAACCAGATCAACGACATGCACCATGGAAAGAATCCGGAGGCAATTCAGAACGGCGATCGTTGGCTTCAGGAACACCTGATGTCCTACGTGCAATGGGCTCAACAGCACAACAGTCTGCTGATCGTGACCTGGGACGAAAGCAATAAGACCGAGAACAATCGAATCCCGACCCTCTTCATCGGCCCCATGGTACAAGCCGGCCGCTACGACCAGAAGATCTCGCATCACAACGTCTTGCGCACGATCGAAGACCTCTATGGCCTGTCCCACTCCGGTGCAAGCGCCGACGCAGCCCCCATCACCACGATCTGGAAGACGCCTCCCCGTTCGTAA
- a CDS encoding TIGR03862 family flavoprotein — MNIAIIGGGPAGLMAAETARAAGVEVDLYDAMASVGRKFLLAGKGGLNLTHSEPSEKFLSRYGARRAQVESLLASFGPDALQIWVRGLGIETFVGSSGRVFPKDLKAAPLLRAWLRRLRQSGVRFHMRHRWSGWDAQGAPCFVTPEGNRSVQADAVIFALGGGSWPKLGSDASWVPLLSGRGLQISPLQPANCGFDVGWSEHFRMKFAGQPVKSVAIILRNDAGAESWHPGEFIITETGVEGGVIYSVSAALRDEILAKGVATLRLDLAPDRDVPRLTHDLSRPRGKRTMATHLQRQAHIEGVKAGLLREVVSKEDFADPARLAAAIKSLPLRLVSPRPLEEAISTAGGVPFEALDRRLMVRKLPGFFCAGEMLDWEAPTGGYLLTACFASGRVAGAGAVAWLKHRVED; from the coding sequence ATGAACATTGCCATTATTGGGGGTGGACCGGCTGGGCTCATGGCTGCGGAAACGGCACGTGCTGCAGGGGTAGAGGTCGATCTCTACGACGCCATGGCGTCGGTCGGTCGCAAATTTCTCCTGGCTGGGAAAGGTGGCCTGAATCTCACGCATTCGGAGCCTTCTGAAAAATTTCTCTCACGTTATGGTGCGCGTCGGGCCCAAGTCGAGTCCTTGCTCGCGTCTTTCGGGCCTGACGCGTTGCAGATATGGGTTCGCGGTCTCGGCATTGAAACATTTGTGGGCTCTTCGGGTCGGGTGTTCCCCAAGGATTTGAAGGCTGCGCCGTTGTTGCGTGCATGGCTTCGCCGCTTGCGACAATCCGGCGTGCGATTCCATATGCGCCATCGGTGGTCCGGCTGGGATGCGCAGGGAGCTCCATGTTTTGTCACGCCAGAGGGAAACCGTTCGGTTCAAGCCGATGCCGTGATATTCGCGCTCGGCGGCGGCAGCTGGCCGAAGCTTGGCTCTGATGCGTCATGGGTACCGTTGCTGTCAGGGCGCGGCCTTCAGATCTCGCCCTTACAGCCAGCGAACTGCGGGTTTGACGTAGGCTGGAGCGAGCATTTCCGAATGAAGTTCGCCGGACAGCCGGTTAAATCGGTCGCGATTATTCTGCGAAATGATGCCGGTGCCGAGTCCTGGCATCCCGGCGAGTTCATCATCACGGAGACCGGTGTAGAGGGCGGCGTGATCTACTCAGTATCCGCCGCGTTGCGCGACGAGATTCTGGCGAAGGGCGTGGCGACATTGCGTCTCGATCTAGCGCCCGATCGCGACGTGCCGCGCCTGACACACGACTTATCGAGGCCGCGTGGAAAACGCACGATGGCAACGCACCTTCAGCGACAGGCCCACATCGAAGGTGTGAAGGCAGGGCTGCTTCGTGAAGTGGTGTCGAAGGAGGATTTTGCAGATCCGGCTCGGCTGGCCGCTGCGATTAAATCGCTGCCGCTGCGACTGGTCAGCCCGCGTCCACTAGAGGAAGCGATCAGCACGGCTGGTGGCGTGCCCTTCGAGGCACTCGACAGACGATTGATGGTCCGCAAGCTGCCAGGATTTTTTTGCGCAGGAGAGATGCTGGATTGGGAGGCGCCGACCGGAGGGTATCTCTTGACAGCCTGTTTCGCGTCTGGCCGAGTGGCCGGTGCTGGCGCAGTGGCATGGCTCAAACATCGCGTGGAAGACTGA
- a CDS encoding acetyl-CoA carboxylase carboxyltransferase subunit alpha has translation MRDYLEFEKPIREIEEKIEKLAAAPSGKSNPQDEIRKLRMKLAQVEHELYNKLTPWQRTQLARHPQRPSTLDYIGALFRDFLEFHGDRSFGDDRAIVGGFARFNDRSIMVIGHQKGKTLKERMQRNFGMPNPEGYRKALRLMRMAEKFGRPIVTFIDTPGAYPGIGAEERGQAEAIARNIYVMSRLSVPIVAVVIGEGGSGGALALGVSDRVLMLEHGVYSVISPEGCAAILWDDPVKIPDAASALKMTAKDLVDLHIVDEVIPEPLGGAHRDPGAITERVAKSLTNQLSQLSELSIPELLNQRDQKYRSIGAVSGLVATPQ, from the coding sequence ATGCGCGACTATCTCGAGTTTGAAAAGCCGATTCGCGAGATCGAAGAAAAGATCGAAAAACTCGCGGCTGCTCCTTCCGGCAAGTCGAACCCCCAGGATGAGATCCGCAAGCTGCGGATGAAACTGGCTCAGGTCGAACATGAGCTCTACAACAAGCTGACCCCGTGGCAGCGCACACAGCTCGCCCGCCATCCGCAACGGCCCAGCACCCTCGATTACATCGGTGCGCTCTTCAGGGACTTCCTCGAGTTCCATGGAGACCGCTCGTTTGGCGACGATCGCGCCATCGTCGGAGGCTTTGCCCGATTCAACGACCGGTCGATCATGGTCATCGGCCATCAAAAAGGGAAGACCCTGAAAGAACGGATGCAGCGCAACTTTGGGATGCCGAACCCAGAAGGCTATCGAAAAGCCCTGCGCCTCATGCGGATGGCCGAGAAGTTCGGACGTCCAATCGTGACATTTATCGACACACCAGGCGCCTATCCAGGCATCGGCGCAGAAGAGCGCGGCCAGGCAGAAGCCATCGCCCGTAATATTTATGTGATGTCCCGACTCTCCGTCCCGATCGTCGCTGTCGTCATCGGTGAAGGCGGAAGCGGCGGCGCACTCGCATTGGGCGTATCAGATCGCGTCCTCATGCTGGAGCATGGTGTCTATTCGGTGATTTCACCGGAAGGCTGCGCTGCTATTCTCTGGGACGATCCGGTGAAAATTCCCGATGCGGCCTCTGCCCTGAAGATGACGGCGAAAGACCTTGTTGATCTGCACATTGTTGATGAAGTGATTCCTGAACCGCTCGGTGGCGCCCATCGCGACCCCGGTGCCATCACCGAACGAGTCGCCAAATCGCTCACGAACCAACTCTCCCAACTTTCCGAACTCTCCATCCCTGAGTTGTTAAATCAGCGAGATCAGAAGTACCGCTCCATCGGAGCCGTCAGCGGGTTAGTTGCCACACCCCAATAA